One part of the Peromyscus leucopus breed LL Stock chromosome 19, UCI_PerLeu_2.1, whole genome shotgun sequence genome encodes these proteins:
- the LOC114694918 gene encoding insulin-like peptide INSL6 codes for MKHLSCSCLLWLGLLKATFSYGQEDSKLRKLCGSDLMIEIMKLCGRSSQSQIELKEQTPLTQPSHKVKIVSLDQIPSWSPGRFTNPRPASASREKITKTWEPQPLPDHQFEKANLLLEKSREFSSLGVNPYVERVKLQKKSTNEINTFSSLFWGKHAQRKHRGFSDKCCLMGCTNEELAFACLPYADF; via the coding sequence ATGAAGCATCTGTCCTGTTCATGTCTGTTGTGGCTTGGACTCCTAAAGGCTACTTTCTCCTACGGGCAAGAGGACAGCAAACTCAGGAAGCTGTGCGGCAGTGACCTGATGATAGAAATTATGAAACTCTGTGGCCGATCTTCTCAGAGCCAGATCGAGCTGAAGGAGCAAACTCCTTTGACACAGCCCTCACACAAGGTCAAAATCGTCAGCCTTGACCAAATCCCTTCTTGGTCCCCGGGAAGATTCACAAACCCAcgccctgcatctgcctctcgggaaaaaataacaaaaacttggGAACCCCAGCCACTGCCGGACCATCAGTTTGAAAAGGCCAACTTGCTTCTTGAGAAATCAAGAGAGTTTTCATCCCTCGGTGTCAATCCCTATGTGGAGAGGGTAAAACTTCAGAAGAAAAGCACAAACGAAATCAACACCTTCAGCAGTTTATTTTGGGGGAAACATGCCCAAAGGAAACACAGAGGTTTCTCAGATAAATGCTGTCTTATGGGATGTACAAACGAAGAGCTGGCCTTTGCCTGTCTCCCGTATGCTGATTTTTAA